In the Desulfonauticus submarinus genome, ATCACTAACTGTTACTTGTTTAGAAGGAATTTTAGCAATACTTGCTACTACCTTTTCTATATCCTTTGGAGTAACTGTCTTTTTCCCTTTAGGAGCTCCTTCTAAAACAAATACAGCCCCTGCTTCATCAATCACATCAATAGCTTTATCAGGCAAATATCTATCCCGTATATATCTAGCAGAAAGTTCTACTGCTGTTAGAAGGGCCTTGGTTTGATATTTTACTCGATGATACTTCTCATAATACGGCTTTAAACCTTTCAATATCTTCACTGTATCTTCGATACTAGGCTCACTTAATTCTATTTTTTGAAAACGACGAGAAAGGGCTCTATCCTTTTCAAAATAATTTTTATACTCCTCATACGTAGTAGACCCAATACATCTAATCTCTCCCGAAGCTAATACAGGCTTTAAGATATTAGAAGCATCTAAAGAACCACCACTAGTTGCACCTGCTCCTACTACTGTATGGATCTCATCAATAAATAAAATAGCATTATCCATTGCCTTTAATTCTTTTATTACTCCTTTTAATCTTGCTTCAAAGTCACCTCTAAATTTTGTTCCAGCTACTAATGCTCCCATATCTAAAGCATAAAGCTTAGTATTTCTAAATTGTGCTGGTATATCTCCATTAGCTATCTTTAAAGCTAAGCCTTCGGCCATTGCTGTTTTCCCAACTCCAGGCTCTCCAACAAAAATAGGATTATTTTTTCTTCTCCTGAGTAAAACTTGAATAGTACGTCTTAGTTCTTTCTCCCGACCAATTAAAGGATCTATTTTCCCTTGTCTTGCCTTTTCTACTAAATCAATAGTGAACTTTTCTACAAAACCTTGTTTTTTTTGTTCCTGTTTACCCCCCCGCGAGCATTCAGGACAACTATTTCCAGGGCTATCTTTTTCCATTTCATGAGAAATATAGTCTAGTAAATCTAACCGAGTTATTCCTTGAGTTCTTAAAAAATAAGTAGCATGGGCTTCAGGTTCCTCAAAAAAGGCAACTAACAAGTCTCCTGCTTGGACCATATTCTTACCAGCAGATTGAGCATGCATAATAGCCCTTTGAATAACACGCTGCACTCCTATTGTCTGAATAATCTCCCGCTCCCAGCTACTTGGCAAAACATCTAAATTTTCCACAAAATATTCTTCCAACAATCGTCTCAATTCCTTTATATCAGCTCCCATATCTTCTAAAATTTGACGTCCTTTTTTATCAATTGTATAAGCAAATAAAATATGTTCCAAGGTCAAAAATTCATGTTGTCTTCTTTTGACCTCTTGTACTGCAATTGCAATAATTCTTTCAAGCTCTCTACTTAACACTTTACACCT is a window encoding:
- the clpA gene encoding ATP-dependent Clp protease ATP-binding subunit ClpA, with amino-acid sequence MLSRELERIIAIAVQEVKRRQHEFLTLEHILFAYTIDKKGRQILEDMGADIKELRRLLEEYFVENLDVLPSSWEREIIQTIGVQRVIQRAIMHAQSAGKNMVQAGDLLVAFFEEPEAHATYFLRTQGITRLDLLDYISHEMEKDSPGNSCPECSRGGKQEQKKQGFVEKFTIDLVEKARQGKIDPLIGREKELRRTIQVLLRRRKNNPIFVGEPGVGKTAMAEGLALKIANGDIPAQFRNTKLYALDMGALVAGTKFRGDFEARLKGVIKELKAMDNAILFIDEIHTVVGAGATSGGSLDASNILKPVLASGEIRCIGSTTYEEYKNYFEKDRALSRRFQKIELSEPSIEDTVKILKGLKPYYEKYHRVKYQTKALLTAVELSARYIRDRYLPDKAIDVIDEAGAVFVLEGAPKGKKTVTPKDIEKVVASIAKIPSKQVTVSDREKLLSLEQELKTVIFGQDEAIYTLAKAIRRARAGLRDPQKPVGSFLLIGPTGVGKTELARQLALTLGIKFLRFDMSEYMEKHAVSRLIGAPPGYVGFDQGGLLTEAVRKNPHCVLLLDEIEKAHPDIFNILLQIMDHATLTDNTGREADFRHVILLMTSNAGAREMSARSIGFAPEKVMDKAKKGLKEIETLFSPEFRNRLDAIVAFNGLSQDIMEKIVEKYIKELNQQLKSQQVELTLSSGARSWLAKKGYDPNFGARPLARVIEQELKDVLAEKLLTKEIEKGTKVFVTLNSKRKKLRFKIEEKVAY